A window of Cryptomeria japonica chromosome 3, Sugi_1.0, whole genome shotgun sequence contains these coding sequences:
- the LOC131076189 gene encoding probable carboxylesterase 17, whose translation MDALSVDGLVKSDHVHNPGRSRGRSVEEELEGFLRVYKDGSVERFSCVVSDVPASEAPQEPVASKDLLMDSRTALWARFYLPRKAVSPLGSRLPLLIYFHGGGFVLGSPAWSIYHVFICRLASETNCLVVSVGYRLAPEHRLPVAYDDCFTAVEWIRRQAEQKLQRSQDSWLSSYADFSRCFLAGDSAGGNIAHHVALRCARLDVKPLEMRGVILLQPFFGGEKVETGDPNLSWRWMDVFWKLSLPVGAKRVDHPACNPLTEALHDVSLPPVIVCISERDVLKERNMEYYHALTNAGKKASYVIFKDVGHAFQVLNPRSQRIRDLINVLYDFINESSPCTR comes from the coding sequence ATGGATGCACTTTCAGTAGACGGGCTTGTAAAGAGTGATCATGTTCATAACCCGGGGAGAAGCAGAGGCAGATCAGTGGAAGAGGAGCTGGAAGGCTTTTTAAGAGTTTACAAAGACGGCTCAGTTGAGAGATTCTCCTGCGTTGTATCGGATGTCCCCGCATCGGAAGCACCACAAGAGCCCGTGGCCTCCAAGGACCTTCTCATGGACTCCCGCACTGCTCTCTGGGCTCGCTTCTACCTTCCCAGAAAAGCGGTTTCCCCACTCGGAAGCAGATTGCCTCTTCTAATTTACTTCCATGGCGGCGGCTTTGTGCTGGGCTCGCCAGCCTGGTCTATTTACCATGTCTTCATTTGCAGATTGGCTTCTGAAACAAATTGTCTGGTGGTGTCGGTTGGCTACAGGCTGGCCCCCGAGCATCGTCTTCCTGTCGCGTATGACGATTGTTTCACTGCCGTCGAATGGATCCGCCGGCAGGCAGAGCAAAAACTGCAACGCTCTCAGGATTCATGGCTCTCATCCTACGCCGACTTCTCGCGCTGCTTTTTAGCCGGCGATAGCGCGGGAGGTAATATTGCTCACCACGTGGCACTGCGGTGTGCGCGGTTGGATGTGAAACCGCTTGAGATGAGGGGGGTGATTCTGCTTCAACCCTTCTTCGGCGGAGAGAAAGTGGAGACGGGGGACCCAAACCTGTCGTGGCGATGGATGGACGTGTTTTGGAAATTGTCGCTGCCGGTGGGAGCGAAGAGAGTAGACCATCCTGCCTGTAATCCGCTGACCGAGGCGCTGCACGATGTGAGTTTACCGCCGGTGATTGTTTGCATATCGGAAAGGGACGTGCTGAAAGAGAGAAACATGGAGTACTACCACGCCCTCACAAATGCGGGGAAAAAGGCGAGCTATGTAATTTTCAAGGACGTGGGGCATGCCTTCCAAGTCCTCAATCCTCGTTCTCAAAGGATCCGCGACCTTATCAATGTTTTATATGATTTCATTAACGAGAGCAGTCCATGCACTAGATGA